AACAGGACCTCCTTGGCCATGAACCGGACCAGTCGCTTGCTCGGCTGGGCGCCGAAGCCGCCGATCACGAAGTCGACGTAGCTGATGTGGTTGAGCGCGATCACCGCCCCGCCGGTCCGCGGCACGTGCTCGGTGCCGACCATCGCGAACTTGAGGTCGAGCACCTTGAACGCGGTCTTCGCGAAGGCGATCACCGGCGGGTAGACAATGTCTGGCATGGCTCGACGCTACCGGCCGCCGTCAATGACCTGCACCACCTGAGCGCCGGCGACGCGCGGGATCCCGTACGCAGTACACCGCGGGTTCGCTATCGTGGGCGGCGGAAAGTCGAAACGCGGGAGCTCGCACCGTAGCGGGCTGAGAGGGCGGCTGGACTGCGCACCCCTGACGGAACGGTCAGGCTGGGCGAACCGGTGCCGCCGACCGCCGAACCTGTCCGGGTAATTCCGGCGTAGGGAGCAGCATCGTGACCACCATCGGCAACAACTCCGTTCGCCCGACCGTCACCACCGGCCCGATCTCGGGCTCGGAGAAGATCTACACCGGCGAGCTGCGGGTCCCCGGCCGCCGGGTGAACCTCACCAACGGCGAGCACTTCGACCTGTACGACACCTCCGGGCCGTACACCGACGCGGCAGCCGTGATCGACGTACAGACCGGTCTGCCGCCGATCCGCAAGGACTGGGTCGGCGGGCGCGAGCGGCTGACCCAGCTCGCGCACGCGCGGGCCGGCACGATCACCGAGGAGATGCGGTACATCGCCGTACGGGAAGGTGTCGACCCGGAGCTGGTCCGGTCCGAGGTCGCCCGCGGCCGCGCGGTGATCCCGGCCAACCACCACCACCCGGAGTCCGAGCCGATGATCATCGGCAAGAAGTTCCTGGTGAAGGTGAACGCGAACATCGGCAACTCCGCCGTCACCAGCTCGATCGAGGAAGAGGTCGAGAAGCTGGTCTGGGCCAGCCGCTGGGGCGCGGACACGGTGATGGACCTGTCCACCGGCAAGAACATCCACGAGACGCGGGAGTGGATCCTGCGCAACTCCCCGGTCCCGATCGGGACCGTGCCGCTCTACCAGGCGCTGGAGAAGGTGAAGGGCGACCCGTCCGAGCTGTCTTGGGAGGTCTACCGCGACACCGTGATCGAGCAGTGCGAGCAAGGTGTCGACTACATGACCGTGCACGCCGGTGTCCTGCTGCGGTACGTGCCGCTGACCGCGCGGCGGATCACCGGGATCGTGTCGCGCGGTGGCTCGATCATGGCGGCGTGGTGCCTCGCGCATCACCAGGAGTCCTTCCTGTACACGCATTTCGAGGAGCTGTGCGAGATCCTGCGCGCGTACGACGTGACGTTCTCGCTCGGCGACGGGCTGCGGCCGGGATCGATCGCGGACGCCAACGACGCGGCGCAGTTCGCGGAGCTGCGGACGCTGGGCGAGCTGACGAAGATCGCGTGGGCGCACGACGTCCAGGTGATGATCGAGGGTCCCGGGCACGTTCCGATGCACAAGATCGCGGAGAACGTGCGGCTCGAGGAGGAGCTGTGCGGCGAGGCGCCGTTCTACACACTGGGGCCGTTGGCAACCGACGTCGCTCCGGCGTACGACCACATCACCAGCGCGATCGGCGCGGCGCAGATCGGCTGGCTCGGGACGGCGATGCTCTGCTACGTGACGCCGAAGGAACACCTCGGGCTGCCGGACCGCGACGACGTGAAGACCGGCGTGATCACGTACAAGATCGCTGCCCACGCGGCTGATCTGGCCAAGGGACACCCCGGGGCCCAGGACTGGGACGACGCGTTGTCGACGGCCCGCTTCGAGTTCCGGTGGGAGGACCAGTTCAACCTGTCGCTTGATCCGGACACGGCGCGCTCGTACCACGACCAGACGCTGCCGGCCGAGCCGGCCAAGACGGCCCACTTCTGCTCGATGTGCGGGCCGAAGTTCTGCTCGATGCGCATCACCGCCGACATTCGCAAGTACGCCGAGGAGAAGGGCCTGGACTCCGAGGAAGCCATCGAAGCCGGCTTCGCCGAGATGTCGGAGACCTTCAAGTCCCACGACAAGTTGCTGTACCTGCCGCTCGCGGACTGATCGCAGTGTGGTGGCCCCGGGCAACCTGTCCGGGGCCGCCCTACGATGGCAGCTCCTATCCCCGGCCGCACAGGAGCCCGCCATGACCCCGTTGGACCACGCGAAGTCGGACCTCGCCGAACGCGCCGGTGTCACGGTCGACGAGATCACGCTCGTCAGCTCCGAGGAGGTCACCTGGCCCGACAGCAGCCTCGGGTGCCCGCAGCCGGGAATGATGTACGCCCAGGTTCTCACCAGCGGAAGCCGCATCATCCTCAGTGCCGGCGGCCGCACCTACGAGTACCACTCAGGCGGTCAGCGCCCGCCGTTCCTGTGCGAAACGCCTTGACGCGGAGTGAAGTCCGACGGTGAGTCGGTGGGCGGACCGGACCGTTTTCAGCGGAGAATTGGGGGATCGGTGAGTTCGCGGAGTGATCACGGGGAGTGATCGGGCGAACCGGTTCAGGTTTTTTCCTTCACTCTACGTGAATAAGACTGTAGCCTTAATCTTGCGTCGAGAAGGAGGTGCAGGGCGGTGGTCTTCGTTCTGACGGTAGATCAGCGGGGCAGCGGCGGCGCGAGTGATCTCGTACCCGA
The Kribbella italica DNA segment above includes these coding regions:
- the thiC gene encoding phosphomethylpyrimidine synthase ThiC — encoded protein: MTTIGNNSVRPTVTTGPISGSEKIYTGELRVPGRRVNLTNGEHFDLYDTSGPYTDAAAVIDVQTGLPPIRKDWVGGRERLTQLAHARAGTITEEMRYIAVREGVDPELVRSEVARGRAVIPANHHHPESEPMIIGKKFLVKVNANIGNSAVTSSIEEEVEKLVWASRWGADTVMDLSTGKNIHETREWILRNSPVPIGTVPLYQALEKVKGDPSELSWEVYRDTVIEQCEQGVDYMTVHAGVLLRYVPLTARRITGIVSRGGSIMAAWCLAHHQESFLYTHFEELCEILRAYDVTFSLGDGLRPGSIADANDAAQFAELRTLGELTKIAWAHDVQVMIEGPGHVPMHKIAENVRLEEELCGEAPFYTLGPLATDVAPAYDHITSAIGAAQIGWLGTAMLCYVTPKEHLGLPDRDDVKTGVITYKIAAHAADLAKGHPGAQDWDDALSTARFEFRWEDQFNLSLDPDTARSYHDQTLPAEPAKTAHFCSMCGPKFCSMRITADIRKYAEEKGLDSEEAIEAGFAEMSETFKSHDKLLYLPLAD